The following coding sequences lie in one Anticarsia gemmatalis isolate Benzon Research Colony breed Stoneville strain chromosome 16, ilAntGemm2 primary, whole genome shotgun sequence genomic window:
- the LOC142979600 gene encoding ommochrome-binding protein-like, which produces MGVVEATTRRKYCDIISNDPGKHCYLKETLTKIPHSPNQLSVDRSTNTLYFSFDFGHGEYVPAILELDTKSINILKGVKDAFAISTDNSTGDVYFGGSHGIYKYNAKQKSLQRLNVSNLDIWWLFVKKHIYFIKFPSLNAYYYEDKVIKPLPELRDSIVHQFVIDKDENIFYINGTGLFGIKHGYHTSILLKDQPRFVGMMTDNNGHVHVCSEDGIYVVTKLIQKVKKVFHLQGILGFTFDQSNNIIYSNSQEIVRLVPVEDGFIREPEVEYVE; this is translated from the exons ATGGG AGTCGTAGAAGCGACTACCAGACGTAAGTACTGTGATATAATATCGAATGATCCTGGGAAGCACTGCTACTTGAAAGAGACTCTGACGAAGATCCCCCACAGTCCGAACCAACTATCTGTGGATAGAAGCACCAACACCTTGTACTTCAGCTTCGACTTCGGCCACGGGGAATACGTACCAGCTATTTTAGAACTGGATACTAAAAGCATAAACATTTTGAAAGGAGTCAAAGACGCATTTGCGATCTCAACTGATAATTCTACAGGAGACGTATATTTCGGCGGTAGTCATGGAATCTACAAGTATAATGCAAAACAGAAGAGCTTGCAGCGGTTAAACGTCAGCAATCTAGACATCTGGTGGCTATTTGTTAAAAagcacatatattttataaaatttccaaGTCTCAATGcttattattatgaagataaGGTGATCAAACCTTTGCCGGAGCTGAGAGACAGTATAGTCCACCAGTTCGTGATTGACAAAGACgagaatattttctatattaatgGTACTGGGTTGTTTGGTATCAAGCACGGTTACCATACATCAATTTTGTTAAAAGACCAGCCAAGATTTGTTGGTATGATGACGGATAACAACGGCCACGTCCATGTTTGCAGTGAAGACGGTATCTACGTAGTTACAAAATTAATCCAGAAAGTAAAAAAAGTGTTTCATTTACAAGGTATCTTAGGTTTCACGTTTGatcaatcaaataatataatttattctaattcTCAAGAGATTGTTAGGTTAGTTCCGGTTGAAGATGGTTTTATAAGAGAGCCTGAGGTTGAATATgttgaataa